A region from the Gossypium hirsutum isolate 1008001.06 chromosome A08, Gossypium_hirsutum_v2.1, whole genome shotgun sequence genome encodes:
- the LOC107921290 gene encoding protein RESPONSE TO LOW SULFUR 3, translating to MAPTMAAPEEDLRKRNQELEKELKESREREEQMRKELRKMWERLRVAEEAEERLCSQLGELEAESVNQARAYNAQILSLMDQLSKGSNLLINNHPSPASISIL from the coding sequence ATGGCTCCAACAATGGCGGCACCAGAGGAAGATCTGAGGAAGAGGAACCAGGAGTTAGAGAAGGAATTGAAGGAGAGTAGGGAAAGAGAGGAGCAGATGAGAAAGGAATTACGAAAGATGTGGGAAAGGCTGAGGGTCGCGGAAGAGGCGGAGGAAAGGCTCTGTTCTCAGCTGGGTGAGCTGGAAGCAGAGTCCGTCAATCAGGCCCGTGCTTACAACGCCCAAATACTTTCCCTCATGGACCAGCTCTCCAAGGGTAGCAACCTTCTCATCAACAACCACCCATCCCCTGCATCCATCTCCATCCTCTGA